A part of Desulfofundulus salinus genomic DNA contains:
- the mnmE gene encoding tRNA uridine-5-carboxymethylaminomethyl(34) synthesis GTPase MnmE yields MLNDTIAAIATPLGEGAIGIVRVSGPDAVAIAEKLFVSRSGADWRKQGSHRLFYGLVVDPATGQPVDEVLLGVMYAPRTFTREDVVEFNCHGGIVPLRRTLELVLQYGARLAEPGEFTRRAFLNGRLDLAQAESILDIIRAKTEAGLAVAMSLLAGELSSRVRAFQDQLLGLVAQVEASIDFPEEGIEEATREDMVESVRAVMGELEDLLRQARSGKVYREGLRTVIVGRPNVGKSSLLNSLLREKRAIVTEIPGTTRDIIEEVVNIRGIPIRLADTAGLRKTDDIVEKIGVERSRDLVKMADLVLVVLDASTGLTPEDLSVLELVREQKGIILVNKSDIGNGEALARQVGQLFPDKPVKVISVKTGEGLAQVEEAIEQMVLGGQAVASQLPLVSHVRHKQALARCHEHLQEVIRALSAGENLDLVAIDLRAAWEALGEITGTTVAEDIVDRIFRDFCIGK; encoded by the coding sequence GTGTTGAATGATACCATTGCAGCCATTGCCACTCCCCTTGGCGAAGGGGCCATCGGTATCGTGCGTGTTTCCGGTCCCGATGCCGTTGCCATAGCAGAGAAACTTTTTGTCAGTCGCTCGGGTGCGGACTGGCGGAAGCAGGGTAGCCATCGCCTTTTTTACGGTTTGGTGGTGGATCCGGCCACCGGCCAGCCGGTGGATGAGGTTTTGCTCGGGGTGATGTATGCCCCCCGGACTTTTACCCGGGAAGATGTGGTGGAATTTAACTGCCACGGGGGTATCGTTCCCTTGCGGCGGACCCTGGAACTGGTGCTGCAATACGGTGCCAGGCTGGCCGAGCCCGGCGAATTTACCCGGCGCGCCTTTTTAAACGGCCGCCTGGACCTGGCCCAGGCCGAATCCATTCTGGATATTATCCGGGCTAAAACGGAAGCCGGCCTTGCGGTGGCCATGTCTTTGCTGGCCGGGGAGCTTTCCTCCCGGGTACGTGCCTTCCAGGATCAGCTGCTGGGACTGGTGGCCCAGGTGGAGGCAAGCATCGACTTTCCCGAAGAGGGGATTGAAGAGGCCACCCGCGAGGATATGGTGGAATCGGTGCGCGCTGTCATGGGCGAGCTGGAGGATCTCCTCCGGCAGGCCCGTTCCGGCAAGGTTTACCGGGAAGGATTACGCACTGTCATTGTGGGACGACCCAATGTGGGTAAATCCTCCCTGCTCAACTCCCTCCTGCGGGAAAAACGGGCCATCGTTACCGAGATCCCAGGCACCACCCGGGATATTATTGAGGAAGTAGTGAACATCCGGGGCATACCCATTCGCCTGGCCGATACGGCCGGGCTGCGGAAGACCGACGACATTGTGGAAAAGATCGGCGTGGAGCGTTCCCGGGATCTGGTGAAAATGGCCGACCTGGTGCTGGTGGTTTTGGACGCCAGCACGGGATTGACACCCGAGGACCTCTCCGTCCTTGAACTGGTGCGGGAGCAAAAGGGGATTATTCTGGTAAACAAGAGCGATATTGGCAATGGTGAGGCCCTGGCGCGGCAGGTGGGCCAGCTTTTCCCGGACAAGCCCGTGAAGGTGATCTCGGTGAAGACCGGCGAGGGCCTGGCCCAGGTGGAAGAGGCCATCGAACAGATGGTTCTCGGCGGCCAGGCGGTGGCGTCACAACTGCCCCTGGTCAGCCACGTGCGCCACAAGCAGGCCCTGGCTCGCTGCCACGAGCACCTGCAGGAAGTGATCCGCGCTTTATCCGCCGGCGAAAACCTGGATTTAGTGGCCATCGATTTGCGGGCGGCCTGGGAGGCTTTGGGTGAAATTACCGGCACCACGGTTGCCGAGGATATCGTGGACCGGATTTTCCGGGATTTCTGTATCGGAAAGTGA
- the mnmG gene encoding tRNA uridine-5-carboxymethylaminomethyl(34) synthesis enzyme MnmG codes for MEYLAGKYDVIVVGAGHAGCEAALAAARMGCRTLVLTLNLDNVALMPCNPAVGGPAKAQLVREVDALGGEIGLNTDRTAIQMRLLNTAKGPAVRALRAQADKKRYQWSMKKVLESQERLDVKQVLVERLLVRGTRVEGVVGTTGAKFLAPVVILTTGTYLNGRIIIGDLAYTGGPNGQFAAVGLSDSLRELGLELGRFKTGTPARVDRRTIDFSKLTIQPGDDRLLNFSFVSPVTHREQVPCWLTYTTEETHRIIRENLHRSPLFSGFIKGTGPRYCPSIEDKVVRFAHRPSHQVFIEPEGLDTVEMYVQGMSTSLPEDVQLAMLRSLPGLEKVEIMRPGYAIEYDYLIPTQLKLSLECKTISGLFSAGQVNGTSGYEEAAAQGIIAGINAARFIQDKDPLILSRSEAYIGVLIDDLITKGTNEPYRMLTSRAEYRLLLRQDNADLRLTEKGYEVGLVTPERYRVFEKRRRLINEEVDRLRRTMVTVDEKVQAILEGAGSSPLQQAASLAALLRRPEITYRHIKEIDPGAPELPGDVEEEVEIQIKYEGYIKKQQAQVDRFEKLENRRIPDDIDYSAIKGLATEARQKLEQIRPRSIGQASRISGVNPADIAVLLVYLESRHRAQKVEDSHDGQK; via the coding sequence GTGGAATACCTGGCAGGAAAATATGATGTGATCGTCGTGGGGGCGGGCCATGCCGGCTGCGAGGCGGCCCTGGCCGCGGCCCGCATGGGCTGCCGTACCCTGGTTCTGACGTTAAATTTAGATAATGTGGCCCTGATGCCCTGCAACCCGGCCGTGGGCGGGCCGGCCAAGGCCCAGCTGGTGCGGGAAGTGGATGCCCTGGGGGGCGAGATTGGACTCAACACCGACCGCACGGCCATCCAGATGCGTCTGTTAAATACCGCCAAGGGGCCGGCGGTGCGGGCCCTGCGGGCCCAGGCGGACAAAAAACGCTACCAGTGGAGCATGAAGAAAGTTTTGGAAAGCCAGGAGCGCCTGGACGTAAAGCAGGTCCTGGTGGAGCGCTTGCTGGTGCGGGGCACTCGCGTGGAGGGAGTCGTGGGAACTACCGGGGCCAAATTTCTGGCTCCAGTGGTGATCCTCACCACCGGGACCTATCTGAACGGCCGTATCATTATCGGCGATCTGGCTTATACCGGCGGTCCCAACGGCCAGTTTGCCGCCGTGGGATTGTCCGATTCCCTGCGGGAGCTGGGGCTGGAACTGGGTCGCTTTAAAACCGGCACCCCCGCCCGGGTGGACCGGCGGACTATAGATTTCAGTAAGCTGACCATCCAGCCGGGGGACGACCGCCTGCTTAACTTTTCATTTGTTTCCCCCGTGACCCACCGGGAGCAGGTGCCCTGCTGGCTTACGTATACCACTGAGGAAACCCACCGCATTATCCGGGAGAACCTGCACCGCTCTCCCCTTTTCAGCGGTTTCATTAAGGGGACGGGGCCCCGCTACTGCCCTTCCATTGAGGACAAGGTGGTGCGTTTTGCCCACCGCCCCAGCCACCAGGTGTTCATTGAGCCTGAAGGTCTGGATACGGTAGAGATGTACGTCCAGGGCATGAGCACCAGCCTTCCCGAGGATGTTCAGCTGGCCATGCTGCGCTCACTGCCCGGCCTGGAAAAGGTGGAGATAATGCGCCCGGGCTATGCCATCGAGTACGATTATCTCATTCCCACCCAGTTGAAACTTTCCCTGGAGTGCAAGACCATTAGCGGTTTGTTCAGTGCCGGGCAGGTTAACGGCACTTCCGGTTACGAAGAGGCGGCCGCTCAGGGCATTATTGCCGGCATTAACGCCGCCCGTTTCATTCAGGATAAAGACCCGTTGATTCTGTCCCGTTCCGAGGCCTACATTGGCGTGCTGATCGACGACCTGATCACCAAGGGTACCAACGAGCCCTACCGCATGCTTACCTCCCGGGCCGAATATCGTTTACTCCTGCGCCAGGATAATGCAGACCTGCGGCTCACGGAAAAGGGTTACGAGGTGGGACTGGTTACTCCCGAACGGTACCGGGTTTTTGAAAAGAGGCGTCGCCTGATTAATGAAGAGGTTGACCGTTTGCGCCGCACCATGGTCACGGTGGATGAAAAGGTGCAGGCCATACTGGAAGGGGCCGGCAGTTCCCCACTGCAGCAGGCTGCCTCACTGGCCGCTTTGTTGCGCCGGCCTGAGATTACCTACCGGCACATTAAGGAAATAGATCCGGGGGCTCCCGAGCTGCCCGGGGATGTAGAAGAAGAAGTGGAGATCCAGATTAAATATGAAGGCTACATTAAAAAGCAGCAGGCCCAGGTGGACCGGTTTGAAAAGCTGGAGAACCGGCGTATTCCCGATGACATAGACTATAGCGCCATCAAAGGGCTGGCCACTGAGGCAAGGCAAAAGCTGGAACAAATTCGCCCCCGTTCCATCGGCCAGGCAAGCCGTATATCAGGGGTCAATCCCGCCGATATTGCCGTGCTCCTGGTTTACCTGGAGAGCCGCCACCGGGCGCAAAAGGTAGAAGATAGCCATGATGGGCAAAAGTAG
- the rsmG gene encoding 16S rRNA (guanine(527)-N(7))-methyltransferase RsmG has translation MHEFKQLLRDAAGALGISLMENMCERFLRYYRLLIEWNEKFNLTSLIEPRDVAIKHFIDSLTCLLVHNPAGGARVVDIGTGAGFPGLPVKIVREDLHCTLVESTGKKVSFLRHVAGALGMTGVDVACGRAEDLARHVHYRASFDLALARAVAPLPVLLEFALPFLKTGGLFIALKGPAVQEELPASGNALNILGGTVKEVKTVFLPLTGDERKVVLIEKTGPTPEKYPRRPGVPQRRPL, from the coding sequence TTGCATGAATTCAAGCAATTGCTTCGTGACGCCGCCGGCGCTTTGGGCATTTCCCTGATGGAAAACATGTGCGAACGTTTTCTTCGTTATTACCGTTTGTTGATCGAGTGGAATGAAAAGTTTAATTTAACCTCTCTGATTGAGCCCCGGGACGTCGCGATAAAGCATTTTATCGATTCTTTAACCTGCCTGCTGGTCCATAACCCCGCCGGTGGGGCCAGGGTCGTTGATATTGGTACCGGTGCAGGTTTTCCCGGTTTGCCGGTGAAAATTGTGCGTGAAGATCTACATTGTACCCTGGTCGAATCAACCGGCAAAAAGGTTTCGTTTTTGCGCCACGTGGCCGGTGCTTTGGGCATGACGGGCGTGGATGTGGCCTGCGGCCGGGCCGAGGATCTGGCCCGTCATGTCCATTACCGGGCTTCTTTTGATCTGGCTCTGGCCCGGGCAGTAGCTCCGCTTCCCGTATTGCTGGAATTTGCACTTCCCTTTTTGAAAACTGGGGGCCTTTTTATTGCCCTCAAGGGCCCGGCGGTGCAGGAGGAACTGCCTGCCAGCGGCAATGCATTGAATATTCTAGGTGGTACTGTAAAAGAGGTTAAAACAGTTTTTTTGCCTTTAACCGGCGACGAAAGGAAAGTGGTCTTAATTGAAAAAACGGGACCTACACCGGAAAAATATCCGCGACGGCCGGGCGTCCCGCAACGCCGCCCGTTGTAG
- a CDS encoding DUF1540 domain-containing protein, with the protein MPQQIKCSVSECQYNSDLACDAPMVQVDRNGVSKASNSPQTKCETFKPRG; encoded by the coding sequence ATGCCACAACAAATTAAATGTTCCGTTTCGGAGTGCCAGTATAACAGCGATTTGGCATGTGACGCTCCAATGGTTCAGGTAGACCGCAACGGTGTCAGTAAGGCCAGTAATTCTCCTCAAACCAAATGTGAAACTTTTAAACCACGGGGTTAG
- a CDS encoding ParA family protein: MGKTIAIANQKGGVGKTTTAVNLAAWLSLMGKQVLLVDIDPQGNATSGLGIDKDQLQFCIYDVIIEAEELVNVIVDSSLPGLKVVPATIELAGAEIELVSMVDRERILRRAIQPVREQFDFIFVDCPPSLGLLTLNALAAADSVLIPIQCEYYALEGVGQLMNTIHLVQRRLNPQLELEGILLTMFDGRTNLSIQVVEEVKKFFPGKVYKTIIPRNVRLSEAPSHGQPIMIYDRRSRGSEVYHELAKEVMGIE, from the coding sequence TTGGGAAAGACCATCGCCATTGCCAATCAAAAAGGAGGTGTGGGCAAAACAACCACGGCAGTAAATCTGGCGGCATGGCTTTCCCTCATGGGAAAACAGGTTCTTCTGGTGGATATTGATCCCCAGGGTAATGCCACCAGCGGCCTGGGCATTGATAAAGACCAGCTGCAGTTTTGCATTTACGATGTTATCATTGAAGCAGAAGAACTGGTCAATGTTATTGTGGACTCCTCCCTGCCCGGTTTAAAGGTGGTCCCGGCCACCATTGAGCTGGCCGGGGCTGAAATTGAGCTTGTATCCATGGTCGACCGGGAGCGCATCCTGCGCCGGGCAATTCAACCCGTACGGGAGCAATTTGATTTTATTTTTGTGGATTGTCCACCTTCCCTTGGTTTACTAACCCTCAACGCCCTGGCTGCCGCCGATTCGGTTTTAATTCCCATTCAATGCGAATATTATGCTCTCGAGGGGGTTGGTCAATTGATGAATACCATTCACCTGGTTCAAAGACGTTTGAACCCCCAACTGGAGCTGGAAGGCATATTGTTGACCATGTTTGACGGGCGAACCAACCTCAGCATTCAGGTGGTGGAAGAGGTAAAAAAATTTTTCCCGGGCAAGGTGTATAAGACCATCATTCCCCGCAATGTTCGCTTGAGTGAGGCCCCCAGTCACGGGCAGCCGATCATGATTTACGATCGCCGTTCCCGGGGGTCGGAGGTTTATCATGAGCTGGCTAAGGAAGTGATGGGCATTGAGTAA
- a CDS encoding ParB/RepB/Spo0J family partition protein, with product MSKKRGLGRGLGALIPVVQSEGEGALQEIRVDEVQPNPRQPRQAIDQEKIQELALSIQEHGVVQPIVVRPVPGGKYEIIAGERRWRACRMLGLEFIPAIIRDYGDLEASAISLIENVQREDLNPLEEAVAYRRLIDEFGLTQEDIARLVAKSRPFIANTLRLLSLPPEVQDMLNAGLITAGHARAILSLDDAATQIAAAREVVSGGLNVRETEELIRRFSDKDGKNHEPAQKQASPSSRSKDEELESMEDMLGGALGTRVRIRSRRGGRGVIEITFESRAQLDEIINLLMN from the coding sequence TTGAGTAAGAAGCGCGGTCTTGGTAGAGGGCTGGGTGCTTTAATCCCCGTGGTGCAATCCGAAGGTGAGGGTGCGCTCCAGGAGATCCGGGTTGACGAAGTGCAGCCGAACCCCCGCCAGCCCCGCCAGGCCATTGACCAGGAAAAAATTCAAGAGCTTGCGCTTTCCATACAGGAGCACGGCGTTGTACAGCCCATTGTGGTCCGGCCTGTTCCCGGCGGCAAGTATGAGATCATAGCCGGGGAGCGTCGCTGGCGGGCCTGCCGTATGCTGGGCCTGGAGTTTATCCCGGCCATCATCCGTGATTACGGCGATCTGGAGGCTTCAGCCATTTCCCTGATCGAAAATGTGCAGCGGGAAGACCTGAACCCGCTGGAAGAAGCGGTGGCCTACCGCAGGCTAATTGACGAGTTTGGGCTTACCCAGGAAGATATCGCCAGGCTGGTGGCAAAAAGCAGGCCCTTCATTGCCAATACCCTGCGTTTATTGAGCCTTCCTCCGGAAGTGCAGGATATGCTCAACGCGGGTCTGATTACAGCCGGCCACGCCCGGGCCATCCTTTCCCTGGACGATGCGGCCACCCAAATTGCCGCGGCCCGGGAAGTGGTTTCTGGTGGTTTAAATGTCCGTGAGACCGAGGAATTGATCCGCCGTTTTTCCGACAAAGATGGTAAAAACCATGAGCCTGCACAAAAACAGGCATCTCCTTCTTCCCGTAGTAAAGATGAGGAATTAGAATCTATGGAGGATATGCTTGGTGGTGCCCTGGGTACAAGAGTGCGTATTCGTTCCCGGCGGGGTGGCCGGGGGGTTATTGAAATTACCTTTGAGAGCCGGGCACAACTGGACGAAATTATTAACCTGCTTATGAATTGA
- the larC gene encoding nickel pincer cofactor biosynthesis protein LarC has protein sequence MNIAYLDCVGGISGEMLLAALIDGGVNARELTGQLNFLHLGGFEVNITEEVKGGWRGIRLFFSVDTPFRSSYQLGDVLELIASSSLPAPIKKTAGRVFERLACAEARVRGISPREVCFEGGQFIKSVLAVTGSCLALFMLQVERVYCSPLPVGHGPLIRTGGVMPVPAPATAELMLGVPVYTVDAEGELVTADGAAIATTLAAEFGPLPPMQIAGIGYGIGAHNFSVPNLLRVFLGKHIQGSSTGTPGGGDTVLVMETDIDDMNPEFFSYVDHLLRQGGALDVFLTPTIMKKGRPGTRLTVLCPPALEEVLLGIIFRETTTLGVRIRQERRSVLNRHQVQVQTPWGQVGVKVAYLTPDNPLQVSPEYEDCRRLAESSSRPIQEIYHAARQAALDKLQE, from the coding sequence GTGAACATAGCCTACCTTGATTGTGTGGGTGGTATCAGCGGGGAGATGCTCCTGGCGGCCTTAATAGACGGGGGAGTAAATGCCCGGGAGCTGACTGGCCAGCTCAACTTTCTACATCTCGGTGGCTTTGAGGTTAATATAACAGAAGAAGTAAAGGGAGGCTGGCGGGGGATCCGGTTGTTCTTTTCCGTGGACACACCGTTCCGGTCTTCTTACCAGCTTGGCGACGTCCTGGAGCTCATTGCCTCAAGTTCCCTGCCTGCACCAATTAAAAAAACTGCCGGCCGCGTTTTTGAGCGCCTTGCCTGTGCCGAAGCCAGGGTGCGGGGCATCTCCCCCCGGGAGGTGTGTTTCGAGGGTGGGCAATTCATAAAATCAGTCCTGGCCGTAACAGGCAGCTGTCTGGCCCTTTTCATGCTGCAGGTGGAGCGGGTTTACTGCTCCCCTTTGCCGGTGGGCCACGGCCCCCTGATTCGTACCGGCGGTGTTATGCCCGTTCCGGCCCCGGCCACGGCAGAGTTGATGCTGGGGGTTCCCGTATACACGGTAGATGCTGAAGGGGAACTGGTTACTGCTGACGGCGCAGCCATCGCCACAACGCTGGCTGCGGAATTTGGCCCACTGCCGCCCATGCAAATTGCCGGTATTGGCTACGGCATCGGCGCCCACAATTTTTCCGTCCCTAACTTGTTGCGGGTATTTTTGGGCAAACACATCCAGGGCTCAAGCACTGGAACGCCCGGGGGCGGCGATACGGTGCTGGTCATGGAAACTGACATTGACGATATGAATCCCGAGTTTTTTTCGTACGTTGACCACCTGTTGCGGCAGGGCGGCGCCCTGGACGTGTTTCTTACGCCCACCATCATGAAAAAAGGGCGTCCCGGCACCCGTTTAACGGTTCTCTGCCCTCCCGCTCTGGAGGAAGTTCTGCTCGGCATTATTTTCCGGGAAACAACCACCCTGGGGGTGCGGATCAGGCAAGAGCGGCGAAGCGTTCTTAACCGGCATCAGGTTCAAGTGCAGACCCCATGGGGTCAGGTCGGGGTGAAGGTGGCCTATTTGACGCCGGATAATCCCCTGCAGGTCAGTCCGGAATATGAGGATTGCCGCCGGCTGGCCGAGAGCTCGAGTCGCCCTATCCAGGAAATTTACCACGCCGCCCGGCAGGCGGCCCTGGATAAACTTCAAGAATAG
- a CDS encoding phosphoribosyltransferase, producing MIFSDRVEAGKKLAGEMAGVCKHNGLVLAIPRGGVVVGAEIARSLGMPLDVIIPRKIGAPHNPEVAIGAVTQDGTTFFNHSLLAFLGLEEKDLTGLVDEQKREIKRRMILYRGGVEYPDYSGRCIIVVDDGIATGYTVLAALRWIRQKFKPQKLILAVPVAPRDTLDRLKDEVDQLVVLAAPDDFYAVGQFYRDFSQTTDQEVIQILKERTAPQA from the coding sequence ATGATTTTTTCCGACCGTGTTGAAGCGGGAAAAAAGTTGGCCGGGGAAATGGCTGGTGTCTGCAAGCACAACGGATTGGTGCTGGCCATACCCCGGGGAGGGGTGGTGGTGGGGGCGGAAATCGCCCGGTCACTGGGCATGCCCCTGGACGTGATTATCCCCAGAAAAATTGGGGCGCCGCACAATCCGGAGGTGGCCATCGGAGCAGTGACGCAGGATGGTACAACCTTTTTCAACCATTCATTGCTTGCTTTTCTGGGGCTGGAAGAAAAAGATCTGACCGGGCTCGTGGATGAACAGAAAAGGGAAATAAAAAGGCGGATGATCCTGTACCGGGGCGGGGTTGAATACCCGGATTATAGCGGGCGGTGCATTATCGTTGTTGACGACGGCATTGCCACCGGCTACACGGTGCTGGCCGCCCTTCGCTGGATCCGGCAAAAATTTAAGCCCCAGAAGCTCATTTTGGCCGTTCCGGTGGCGCCGCGGGACACCCTGGACCGGCTGAAAGACGAGGTGGACCAGCTGGTGGTGCTGGCGGCTCCGGACGATTTTTACGCCGTGGGGCAGTTTTACCGGGATTTCAGCCAGACCACCGATCAGGAAGTGATTCAAATATTAAAAGAAAGAACGGCCCCACAGGCGTAA
- a CDS encoding YkuS family protein gives MSKKIAVEENLTGLRELLREQGYTVVNPGNSENVLAIVVTGLDNNTMNMQDITTKVPVIDAAGKTPDQILSRIKELE, from the coding sequence ATGTCCAAAAAAATTGCTGTAGAAGAAAACTTAACGGGGCTGAGGGAGCTCCTGCGGGAGCAGGGGTATACAGTGGTAAACCCCGGCAACAGTGAAAATGTCCTGGCCATAGTGGTTACGGGGCTGGACAACAACACCATGAACATGCAGGACATTACCACAAAGGTACCGGTGATTGATGCGGCCGGGAAAACACCGGACCAGATTTTATCGCGGATTAAGGAACTGGAATGA
- the yyaC gene encoding spore protease YyaC, which translates to MIDKAQDIQDLMAGGKTRVHIEDPMAAKKFGYDLFARLERYSGLSGQPLVLLCIGTDRSTGDCLGPLVGTKLASSNQDLFAVYGTLDQPVHASNLQEKLDEIYRVHQNPLVIAVDASLGSVDSVGFVTIGDGALHPGAGVNKKLPPVGEIHITGIVNVGGFMEYLVLQNTRLNLVMRMADVIAQGILHTIALCTKQETREI; encoded by the coding sequence ATGATTGACAAGGCCCAGGATATACAGGATTTAATGGCTGGTGGTAAGACAAGGGTTCATATAGAAGATCCCATGGCGGCCAAAAAATTTGGTTATGATCTTTTTGCCCGCCTGGAGCGATACAGCGGGCTATCCGGCCAGCCCCTGGTTCTGTTGTGTATTGGCACCGACCGGTCCACCGGCGACTGTCTCGGCCCGCTGGTGGGCACCAAGCTGGCCTCCAGCAATCAGGATCTTTTTGCCGTCTACGGCACCCTGGACCAGCCTGTTCATGCCAGCAATTTACAGGAAAAGCTGGATGAAATATACCGGGTGCACCAAAATCCCCTGGTAATCGCCGTGGACGCATCCCTGGGTAGTGTGGACAGCGTCGGCTTTGTTACCATAGGGGATGGTGCCCTGCACCCGGGAGCCGGGGTAAACAAAAAACTGCCCCCGGTGGGTGAGATTCACATCACCGGCATTGTTAACGTGGGCGGTTTCATGGAGTACCTTGTTCTGCAGAACACCAGACTGAATCTGGTTATGCGCATGGCCGATGTTATTGCCCAGGGGATATTGCACACCATAGCCCTCTGTACTAAACAAGAAACCCGGGAAATTTGA
- a CDS encoding YkvI family membrane protein, giving the protein MDLPGNGWFRQWFQVSALYVGTVIGAGFASGQEIMQFFIIFGEKGLWGVILATLLFGMMGFLLMTLTTALGCSSYAELLPLLMGRRLARVVDWLSLAMLPGGLAVMLSGSGALFHEQFGLPTELGALLAALITALVILGGLEGVLVANMILVPVKICIIALVCLLAVIHHGGWPEIAEAGKPLTGAGRHWLWSSILYVSYNMVVPLAVLSSLGRSVEQRPGVVGGFTGGIALGTTAVLVTLAGLFFYPQITCYQVPLLCIAGDLGEGWRHGLGMLIWLAILTTAIADAHGFASRLAAGGGRSYRLVGLGTIILTLPLAGMDFTRLVQILYPLFGYAGLMIMAGLLITPFKLKWLLREWK; this is encoded by the coding sequence GTGGACTTGCCGGGAAACGGTTGGTTCCGGCAATGGTTTCAGGTTAGTGCCCTTTATGTTGGCACGGTGATTGGTGCCGGGTTTGCCTCCGGCCAGGAAATTATGCAGTTCTTTATTATTTTTGGAGAAAAAGGGCTCTGGGGCGTCATTTTAGCAACTCTGCTCTTTGGCATGATGGGGTTTTTGTTAATGACCCTCACCACGGCCCTTGGGTGCAGCAGTTACGCGGAACTGCTCCCGCTCTTGATGGGACGCAGGCTGGCCCGGGTGGTAGACTGGCTGAGCCTGGCCATGTTGCCGGGAGGACTGGCCGTAATGCTGTCCGGCAGCGGTGCCTTATTCCATGAACAATTCGGCCTTCCTACGGAACTGGGGGCACTGCTGGCTGCACTGATTACGGCCCTGGTCATTTTGGGCGGGCTGGAAGGGGTACTCGTGGCAAACATGATCCTGGTGCCGGTGAAAATATGCATTATCGCCCTGGTTTGCCTCCTCGCCGTTATTCACCACGGCGGGTGGCCCGAGATAGCGGAAGCAGGCAAGCCACTGACCGGGGCAGGCCGGCACTGGCTCTGGTCCAGCATCCTTTACGTGTCTTACAACATGGTCGTACCGCTGGCCGTATTGTCCTCACTGGGGCGCAGCGTGGAGCAAAGGCCGGGGGTTGTGGGCGGATTTACTGGCGGGATTGCCCTGGGCACCACGGCAGTCCTGGTCACCCTGGCGGGTCTGTTTTTTTATCCCCAGATAACCTGCTATCAGGTGCCGCTTTTGTGCATTGCCGGCGACCTGGGAGAAGGCTGGCGGCACGGGTTGGGGATGTTGATCTGGCTGGCCATTTTAACCACCGCCATTGCGGACGCCCATGGCTTTGCCAGCCGCCTTGCTGCCGGCGGGGGCCGGTCCTACCGCCTGGTAGGCCTGGGGACAATTATACTCACCCTTCCTCTGGCCGGGATGGACTTTACCCGACTGGTGCAAATACTTTACCCGCTATTTGGTTACGCCGGCCTGATGATCATGGCCGGCCTGTTAATTACGCCCTTTAAGTTAAAATGGCTCCTCAGGGAATGGAAATAG
- a CDS encoding CvpA family protein, translated as MLREKMIFKIKKAKKKGRFGLLNWLDLFLLWMIGWSTWRGVQTGLVAGLTRLCGLLVGLFLAREFQAPLAAYLRQQWPLDQWIKSWFSAPAIGQAPGPLSGWDLYIAQGLLEVLSFMAILLVAARLIGWLGQLLARAARFSFLGPVDRVGGLVLGIVRGIVAAAILLAAIFAFQNATGSWLPGEPLPWLARAVESSRLTQFLAPVVEALQQLMPVLMALYT; from the coding sequence GTGTTGCGAGAAAAAATGATCTTCAAAATAAAAAAGGCAAAAAAGAAAGGGCGGTTTGGTTTATTGAACTGGCTTGATTTATTCCTGCTGTGGATGATTGGCTGGTCAACATGGCGGGGTGTGCAGACCGGCCTGGTGGCAGGCCTGACACGGCTGTGCGGCCTCCTTGTAGGTCTGTTTCTGGCCAGGGAATTTCAGGCCCCCCTGGCGGCATACCTCAGGCAGCAATGGCCGTTGGATCAATGGATTAAATCCTGGTTTTCCGCCCCTGCTATTGGCCAGGCTCCCGGGCCCCTGTCGGGATGGGACCTGTATATAGCGCAGGGCCTGCTCGAGGTGCTGTCCTTTATGGCCATCCTGCTGGTTGCCGCCCGCTTGATTGGCTGGCTGGGACAGTTGCTGGCCCGGGCGGCCAGGTTCAGCTTTCTCGGTCCCGTTGACCGGGTTGGCGGACTGGTCCTGGGCATTGTCCGGGGGATTGTGGCGGCAGCCATATTATTAGCAGCGATCTTTGCCTTTCAGAATGCAACCGGATCCTGGCTTCCCGGTGAGCCCCTGCCATGGCTTGCCCGGGCAGTTGAGTCATCTCGACTGACCCAATTCCTGGCTCCTGTTGTCGAAGCGTTACAACAGCTAATGCCCGTTCTTATGGCTCTCTACACTTAA